Part of the Cellulomonas taurus genome, GGGACGCAGCGTTGATGCGCTGGATCCACAGCTTGCGGAAGTCGCCCTTACGGACCTTGCGGTCGCGGTAGGCGTAGACCAGGGAGTGGGTGACCTGCTCCTTGGCCTTGCGGTACAGACGGGACCGCTGACCGCGGTAGCCGCTGGCGCGCTCCAGGGTCGACCGGCGCTTCTTCTGGGCGTTGACCGCCC contains:
- the rplT gene encoding 50S ribosomal protein L20 — translated: MARVKRAVNAQKKRRSTLERASGYRGQRSRLYRKAKEQVTHSLVYAYRDRKVRKGDFRKLWIQRINAASREQGLTYNRLIQGLKLAGVEVDRRVLADMAVNDAPAFNVLVEVAKKALPADVNAPRAAA